From Streptomyces sp. NBC_01551:
GGGCGAGGGCGTGCGCGTCAGCGCCGAGTTCACCGTCAAGCCCGCCCACCAGGGCGCCCCGGGCCTGGCCCACGGCGGCGTCCTGGCCACCGCGCTCGACGAGACGCTGGGCTCGCTGAACTGGCTGCTGCGCGTCATCGCGGTGACGGGTCGGCTGGAGACCGACTTCCTGCGGCCCGTCCCCGTGGACACCGTGCTGTACCTGGAGGCCGAGGTCACCGCCGTGGCCGGCCGGAAGATCTACTGCACGGCCGAGGGCCGGATCGGCGGCCCCGACGGCGTGCTCGCGATACGCGCGGACGCCCTCTTCATCGAAGTGAAGGTCGACCACTTCATCGACAACGGTCGGCCCGAGGAGATCCAGGCGGCCATGGCCGACCCGGACCAGGTCAAGCGCGCACGCGCCTTTGAGGTGAACCCCTGATGTCCCTGAGCAACCACGCCCCCGTCGACGTGCTGATCCGCCGCGTCGACCCGGAGGTCCCGATTCCGGCGTACGGCCACCCCGGCGACGCCGGCTGCGACCTGGTGACCACCGAGGCCGCCGAGCTGGAGCCCGGCGAGCGCGCCGTCCTGCCCACCGGCGTCTCGATCGCGCTGCCCGACGGGTACGCGGCCTTCGTGCACCCCCGCTCGGGCCTGGCCGCCCGCTGCGGGCTCGCGCTCGTGAATGCCCCGGGGACGGTGGATGCCGGGTACCGTGGGGAGATCAAGGTGATCGTGGTCAATCTCGACCCGCGCGAGAGCGTCAGGTTCGAGCGTTTCGACCGCATTGCCCAGCTGGTTGTCCAGCGGGTCGAGAAGGTGCGCTTCCACGAGGTGGCGGAACTTCCCGGCTCGGCCCGGGCCGAGGGGGGTTTCGGCTCCACCGGCGGTCATGCGGCCGTGGCCGGATCCGGCGCTGGTCAGCAGGGTGGGAATGGCTACGCTTCGGTCGTAACCGACCGGGAAGGACAGTGACGTGTTCGGACGTCGCAAGAAGAACGACTCCGTCAAGGACGGCGGCGCGGCCGAGCAGGTCGTCGACGGCGCGCACGCCGATGAGCGGGACGGCGCCGAGGACCTCGACGCCTCCGCCGCGCCGCGCAGGGT
This genomic window contains:
- a CDS encoding PaaI family thioesterase, which translates into the protein MSGRNTALTPPADATAPVRHPDAPAPGELLGAHYEHCFGCGAGQPHGLHLESRAGEGVRVSAEFTVKPAHQGAPGLAHGGVLATALDETLGSLNWLLRVIAVTGRLETDFLRPVPVDTVLYLEAEVTAVAGRKIYCTAEGRIGGPDGVLAIRADALFIEVKVDHFIDNGRPEEIQAAMADPDQVKRARAFEVNP
- the dut gene encoding dUTP diphosphatase translates to MSLSNHAPVDVLIRRVDPEVPIPAYGHPGDAGCDLVTTEAAELEPGERAVLPTGVSIALPDGYAAFVHPRSGLAARCGLALVNAPGTVDAGYRGEIKVIVVNLDPRESVRFERFDRIAQLVVQRVEKVRFHEVAELPGSARAEGGFGSTGGHAAVAGSGAGQQGGNGYASVVTDREGQ